A section of the Neorhizobium galegae bv. orientalis str. HAMBI 540 genome encodes:
- a CDS encoding thymidylate synthase: MKQYLDLLRHVMETGTDRGDRTGKGTRSVFGHQMRFDLAEGFPVLTTKKLHLRSIIHELLWFLKGDTNIAYLKENGVSIWDEWADEKGELGPVYGYQWRSWPAPDGSHVDQISQLIEGLKVNPNSRRHIVSAWNVGQLDDMALPACHCLFQFYVADGKLSCQLYQRSADVFLGVPFNIASYALLTMMVAQVTGLKPGDFVHTLGDTHIYSDHFEQAKLQLTRTPKALPTMRINPAVKDIFSFRFEDFALEGYEADPHIKAAVAV, translated from the coding sequence ATGAAACAATATCTCGATCTTCTCCGGCATGTGATGGAAACCGGCACCGACCGGGGCGACCGGACCGGCAAGGGCACCCGCTCGGTGTTCGGCCACCAGATGCGCTTCGACCTCGCGGAAGGTTTTCCGGTCCTCACGACCAAGAAGCTGCATCTGAGATCGATCATCCACGAGCTCCTGTGGTTCCTGAAGGGCGACACCAATATCGCCTACCTGAAAGAGAACGGCGTTTCGATCTGGGATGAATGGGCCGACGAGAAGGGCGAGCTTGGGCCCGTCTACGGCTACCAGTGGCGCTCCTGGCCCGCCCCCGACGGCAGCCATGTGGACCAGATCTCGCAGCTGATCGAGGGCCTCAAGGTCAATCCGAATTCGCGCCGGCATATCGTATCGGCCTGGAATGTCGGCCAGCTCGACGACATGGCGCTGCCGGCCTGCCACTGCCTGTTCCAGTTCTATGTCGCGGACGGCAAGCTCTCCTGCCAGCTCTACCAGCGCTCGGCCGACGTTTTCCTCGGGGTGCCCTTCAACATCGCCTCCTACGCGCTGCTAACGATGATGGTGGCGCAGGTCACCGGCCTGAAGCCCGGCGACTTCGTCCACACGCTCGGCGATACGCATATCTATTCGGATCATTTCGAGCAGGCGAAGCTGCAGCTGACCCGCACTCCCAAGGCGCTGCCGACGATGCGCATCAATCCCGCAGTGAAGGACATTTTCTCCTTCCGCTTCGAGGATTTTGCGCTCGAAGGGTATGAGGCCGATCCGCATATCAAGGCGGCGGTGGCGGTGTGA
- the serB gene encoding phosphoserine phosphatase SerB: MAFVATLIAHPSNPVLTQKLGEQAAEAVKASGLYWLADGIACDIALRDGTDLQTTEADLRALIGSAPIDLVIQDADTRRKKFLIADMDSTMISQECIDELADVVGLKDKVATITARAMNGEIAFEPALRERVALLKGLPITVVDDVIAKRITLTSGGPELIATMKAKGHYAALVSGGFTVFTSRIAATLGFDENRANILLENDGILTGEVAEPILGKQAKIDALLAIAEKLGISPEDTIAVGDGANDLGMLGIAGSGVALHAKPTVAAQAKMRIDHGDLTALLYIQGYRRTDFVEVI, encoded by the coding sequence ATGGCTTTCGTTGCCACGCTCATTGCCCATCCGTCAAACCCAGTTCTCACGCAAAAGCTCGGAGAACAAGCGGCGGAGGCAGTGAAAGCCTCGGGCCTCTACTGGCTGGCGGATGGTATCGCCTGCGATATCGCGCTGCGCGACGGCACCGATCTGCAGACAACCGAGGCCGATCTAAGGGCTCTCATCGGCAGCGCGCCCATCGATCTCGTGATCCAGGACGCGGATACGCGTCGCAAGAAATTCCTGATCGCCGACATGGATTCGACCATGATCAGTCAGGAGTGCATCGACGAGCTTGCCGACGTCGTGGGGCTGAAGGACAAGGTCGCGACGATTACCGCTCGCGCCATGAACGGCGAGATCGCTTTCGAACCCGCGCTTCGCGAGCGCGTCGCACTTCTGAAGGGCCTGCCTATCACCGTGGTCGACGACGTCATCGCCAAGCGCATTACACTGACATCAGGCGGGCCGGAACTGATCGCCACCATGAAGGCCAAAGGCCATTACGCCGCCCTCGTGTCGGGCGGCTTTACCGTCTTTACCAGCCGCATCGCCGCGACCCTCGGCTTCGACGAGAACCGCGCCAACATCCTCCTCGAAAACGATGGCATTCTCACCGGTGAGGTTGCCGAACCCATCCTCGGCAAACAGGCCAAGATCGACGCGCTTCTCGCCATCGCGGAAAAGCTCGGCATCTCCCCGGAAGACACGATCGCCGTCGGCGACGGCGCCAACGACCTCGGCATGCTCGGCATCGCCGGCTCCGGCGTCGCGCTGCACGCCAAGCCCACCGTTGCCGCCCAGGCCAAGATGCGCATCGACCACGGCGACTTGACCGCCCTGCTCTATATCCAGGGCTATCGCAGGACGGATTTTGTTGAGGTTATCTGA
- a CDS encoding GNAT family N-acetyltransferase: MIILETERLRLRSWIDSDRDLFREINSDPKVMEFFPFRRTHEEADAFLVKLNDTITETGLGFYALELKETQEPMGFCGLSLANMPDIFPLQTVEVGWRLATRFWGNGYATEAARALLDFAFGEKHLDAVVSFAVGENRRSTAVMKRLGLHRITGMDFDHPRVPDTHPHLKPHVVYAVTRDEWHRQKTAAGRTR, translated from the coding sequence ATGATCATCCTCGAAACCGAACGCCTGCGCCTCAGGAGCTGGATCGACAGCGACCGTGATCTCTTTCGCGAGATCAATTCCGATCCGAAGGTCATGGAATTTTTTCCGTTCCGCCGCACCCACGAAGAGGCGGATGCATTTCTCGTCAAGCTCAACGACACGATCACCGAGACGGGGCTCGGTTTCTACGCGCTGGAACTGAAGGAAACGCAGGAGCCCATGGGTTTCTGCGGCCTTTCCCTCGCCAACATGCCGGATATCTTTCCGCTGCAAACGGTGGAGGTCGGCTGGCGGCTGGCGACCCGGTTCTGGGGCAACGGTTATGCCACGGAGGCAGCACGCGCCCTGCTCGACTTCGCTTTCGGCGAAAAGCATCTCGACGCGGTCGTCTCCTTTGCGGTCGGTGAAAACAGGCGATCGACCGCGGTGATGAAACGGCTCGGCCTGCACCGGATCACCGGTATGGATTTCGACCATCCGCGGGTGCCGGATACGCATCCGCATCTGAAACCGCATGTGGTCTATGCGGTCACACGCGACGAATGGCATCGACAGAAGACGGCCGCGGGACGCACCCGCTGA
- a CDS encoding BrnT family toxin: MNKAKHGVSFELAELIWDDQVHMIIPDAIYDGEERWLAIGSVGAVKCWSRLMSTATPISVKSSVS; encoded by the coding sequence ATCAATAAGGCCAAACACGGCGTCTCTTTCGAACTTGCAGAGCTTATCTGGGACGATCAGGTTCACATGATCATTCCTGATGCAATCTACGATGGCGAGGAACGGTGGTTGGCAATCGGATCGGTCGGTGCTGTTAAGTGTTGGTCGCGGCTCATGTCTACCGCGACACCGATTTCGGTGAAGTCGTCCGTATCATAA
- the miaA gene encoding tRNA (adenosine(37)-N6)-dimethylallyltransferase MiaA: MSDLIDNFDAILITGPTASGKSALALRLAREKNGVVINADSMQVYDTLRVLTARPAEDEMEGVPHLLYGHVPATRAYSTGEWLRDVTALLPELKREGRLPVFVGGTGLYFKALTGGLSDMPEISQDVRCEVRLRLKEEGPEALHAELSARDATVAASLEPKDGQRIVRALEVLTETGRSITEFQGRQGPMVIDPSRAKKLVVLPDRKLLQERINRRFEAMLETGAVDEVRALLALGPAPDLPVMKAIGVAQIAEMLEGRISREEVIERSSALTRQYAKRQMTWFRNQMDESWERLA; this comes from the coding sequence ATGAGCGACCTTATCGACAATTTTGATGCGATCCTGATAACCGGGCCGACGGCCAGCGGCAAGTCGGCGCTTGCATTGCGCCTGGCGCGCGAGAAAAACGGTGTGGTGATCAATGCCGACAGCATGCAGGTCTACGACACGCTGCGGGTCCTGACGGCGCGACCGGCGGAGGACGAGATGGAGGGCGTGCCGCACCTGCTCTACGGGCATGTGCCGGCGACGCGCGCCTATTCCACCGGGGAGTGGCTGCGGGACGTGACGGCGCTTCTGCCGGAACTGAAGCGCGAGGGCCGACTGCCGGTCTTCGTCGGCGGTACCGGGCTTTATTTCAAGGCGCTGACCGGCGGGCTGTCCGACATGCCGGAAATCTCGCAGGATGTTCGCTGTGAAGTGCGCCTGCGCCTGAAGGAGGAAGGCCCCGAGGCGCTGCATGCGGAGCTTTCGGCACGCGATGCGACGGTAGCGGCAAGCCTGGAGCCAAAGGATGGGCAGCGGATCGTCAGGGCGTTGGAGGTTCTGACCGAGACCGGTCGCTCCATCACCGAATTTCAGGGCAGGCAGGGGCCGATGGTGATCGACCCTTCGAGGGCGAAGAAGCTTGTCGTCCTGCCAGACAGAAAGCTGCTGCAGGAACGGATCAACCGCCGTTTCGAGGCAATGCTGGAGACTGGGGCCGTGGATGAGGTGAGGGCGCTGCTGGCGCTCGGTCCCGCACCCGACTTGCCTGTCATGAAGGCGATCGGTGTTGCGCAGATCGCCGAGATGCTGGAAGGCCGCATCAGCCGGGAAGAGGTTATCGAACGCAGCTCGGCACTGACCCGCCAATATGCCAAGCGGCAGATGACCTGGTTTCGCAACCAGATGGACGAAAGCTGGGAGCGGCTGGCCTGA
- a CDS encoding dihydrofolate reductase, with amino-acid sequence MSRPRLVIIAAVSQDGVIGRDGDMPWRLSTDLKRFKALTLGKPVIVGRRTFDSFGGRPLPGRPHVIVTRNPDFYYDGVDVAASLDEAIEIAGRRAQETGSDEIFVLGGGEIYAQAIGIADMLRITHVETGISDGDTLFPPIDPDLFDKVEEIAVPAGEKDSYPTRFATYVRRAATN; translated from the coding sequence GTGAGCAGGCCTCGCCTCGTCATCATCGCCGCGGTTTCGCAGGACGGCGTCATCGGCCGCGATGGTGACATGCCCTGGAGGCTTTCGACAGATCTCAAGCGCTTCAAGGCGCTGACCTTGGGCAAGCCGGTCATCGTCGGGCGCCGAACCTTTGATTCCTTCGGAGGACGGCCGCTTCCGGGTCGGCCGCATGTGATCGTCACCCGCAACCCGGATTTTTATTATGACGGCGTCGATGTGGCTGCGTCGCTTGACGAAGCCATTGAGATTGCCGGCCGCAGGGCGCAGGAAACCGGTTCGGACGAAATCTTCGTGCTGGGCGGTGGCGAGATTTACGCGCAGGCGATCGGGATCGCCGACATGCTGCGCATCACCCATGTCGAAACCGGGATTTCCGACGGCGATACGCTCTTTCCGCCCATCGATCCGGATCTCTTCGATAAGGTGGAGGAGATAGCGGTTCCGGCCGGCGAGAAGGACAGCTATCCGACCCGTTTCGCCACTTATGTCCGTCGAGCCGCGACAAACTGA
- a CDS encoding Do family serine endopeptidase, translated as MAHSVRSTFKRTVTLAATFAVLAAPLQAIAQTPVPAAPGQNANPPAAGSPGVMLPAPPTPSPSINPPPAPGPMAGGGPASIADLAEGLLDAVVNISTSQSVKDQGAGPQPQIQEGSPFQEFFEDFFDGQGKQNGNQKVSSLGSGFVIDPSGYVVTNNHVIEGADDIEVIFPNGMKLKAKLVGTDTKTDLSVLKVEPKAPLKAVRFGDSRRMRIGDWVMAIGNPFGLGGSVTLGIISARGRNINAGPYDNFIQTDAAINKGNSGGPLFNMRGEVIGINTAIISPSGGSIGIGFAVPTELAENVVHQLTEFGETRRGWLGVRIQPVTDDVAASLGLDRARGALVSGVVSGGPIKNGEIKAGDVILSFDSQAVNEMRDLPRIVAESPVSKEVDVVILRDGKQQTVKVTLGRLEDSAEPQEEDDQPALPEGQGENKAPNNNAPGDQKGELSQDPAAAFGMTLAVLDEDRRKSFSIVESVEGVVITAVAPNSPAAQKGLKVGEVVVEVAQDFVESPADVVKRIAVLKSEGRRNAHVMVSDPSGNLRFVALPLE; from the coding sequence ATGGCCCATTCGGTTCGATCGACCTTCAAGCGCACCGTCACGCTTGCGGCAACTTTTGCCGTGTTGGCGGCACCCTTGCAGGCGATTGCCCAGACACCGGTCCCTGCTGCTCCGGGGCAGAATGCCAATCCGCCCGCCGCCGGTTCTCCCGGCGTCATGCTGCCGGCCCCGCCGACACCGTCGCCGAGCATCAATCCGCCTCCGGCTCCAGGGCCGATGGCAGGCGGCGGCCCGGCCTCGATCGCCGATCTCGCCGAGGGCCTGCTCGATGCCGTCGTCAACATCTCGACATCGCAGAGCGTCAAGGACCAGGGTGCCGGCCCACAGCCGCAGATCCAGGAGGGCTCGCCATTCCAGGAGTTTTTCGAGGACTTCTTCGATGGCCAGGGCAAGCAGAACGGCAATCAGAAGGTTTCTTCCCTCGGCTCCGGCTTCGTGATCGATCCCTCCGGCTACGTGGTCACCAACAACCACGTCATCGAAGGTGCCGACGACATCGAGGTGATTTTTCCGAACGGCATGAAGCTCAAGGCCAAGCTGGTCGGCACCGACACCAAGACCGACCTTTCGGTGCTGAAGGTCGAGCCCAAGGCGCCGCTGAAGGCTGTGCGTTTCGGCGATTCCCGCCGCATGCGGATCGGCGACTGGGTGATGGCGATCGGCAACCCGTTCGGCCTCGGCGGGTCTGTGACACTGGGCATCATCTCGGCGCGTGGCCGCAATATCAATGCCGGTCCCTATGACAACTTCATTCAGACGGATGCGGCGATCAACAAGGGCAATTCCGGCGGCCCGCTGTTTAACATGCGCGGCGAGGTGATCGGTATCAACACGGCGATCATTTCACCCTCCGGCGGTTCGATCGGCATCGGTTTCGCCGTGCCGACGGAACTCGCCGAAAATGTTGTGCACCAACTGACCGAATTCGGCGAGACGCGTCGCGGCTGGCTCGGCGTGCGCATCCAGCCAGTAACCGACGACGTCGCGGCAAGCCTTGGTCTCGACCGGGCACGTGGCGCGCTGGTGTCGGGCGTGGTCAGCGGCGGGCCGATCAAGAACGGCGAGATCAAGGCCGGCGACGTGATCCTGAGCTTCGACAGCCAGGCAGTCAACGAGATGCGCGACCTGCCGCGCATCGTGGCGGAAAGCCCGGTGAGCAAGGAAGTCGACGTGGTGATCCTGCGCGACGGCAAGCAGCAGACCGTCAAGGTGACGCTCGGCCGCCTCGAAGACAGCGCCGAGCCGCAGGAGGAAGACGACCAGCCGGCCCTGCCGGAAGGCCAGGGCGAGAACAAGGCGCCCAACAACAATGCGCCCGGCGACCAGAAGGGCGAGCTCAGCCAGGATCCTGCTGCAGCCTTCGGCATGACGCTCGCCGTGCTCGACGAGGACCGCCGCAAGAGCTTCAGCATTGTCGAAAGCGTCGAGGGCGTGGTGATCACGGCCGTCGCGCCGAATTCGCCCGCCGCTCAGAAGGGGCTGAAGGTCGGCGAGGTCGTGGTCGAGGTGGCGCAGGACTTCGTCGAAAGCCCCGCCGACGTCGTGAAACGGATCGCTGTGCTGAAGTCCGAAGGCCGCCGCAACGCGCATGTGATGGTGTCCGATCCTTCCGGCAACCTGCGCTTCGTGGCGCTGCCGCTGGAGTAA
- the hflC gene encoding protease modulator HflC produces MNSNRLPAILIGLAVLLVLIYSSVFVVNEREQAVVVRFGEIQDVKRAPGIYFKLPFAFMDADRVQYVEDRALRFDLDNIRVQVRGGAFYEVDAFVVYSIADPRLFRETVSGDRDSAESRLRTRLDAALRRVYGLRNFDAALSNERSSMMQEVRTDLTAAAETLGLAIRDVRIRRTDLTQEVSQQTFQRMKAERLAEAELIRARGNEQGQRRRAIADRQVVEFVSEAQRDSEILRGQGDAERNKIFGEAFQRDPAFFEFYRTMRAYVAALADNGTTLVLSPDSEFFRFFNSSAGQALAPIQTPARPASPAAPAAPAN; encoded by the coding sequence ATGAACTCCAATCGACTCCCCGCAATCCTGATCGGCCTCGCCGTTCTCCTCGTGCTGATCTATTCGTCGGTTTTCGTGGTCAACGAGCGCGAACAGGCAGTCGTCGTCCGCTTCGGTGAGATCCAGGACGTCAAGCGCGCGCCTGGCATCTATTTCAAGCTGCCATTTGCCTTCATGGATGCCGATCGTGTCCAGTATGTCGAGGACCGGGCTTTGCGCTTCGATCTCGACAATATCCGCGTACAGGTGCGTGGTGGTGCGTTTTATGAAGTCGACGCTTTCGTCGTCTATTCGATCGCCGATCCGCGCCTCTTCCGGGAAACGGTCTCGGGTGATCGCGATTCGGCCGAATCGCGGCTTCGCACCCGCCTCGATGCAGCGTTGCGCCGTGTCTACGGTCTGCGCAATTTCGACGCGGCACTCTCCAACGAGCGCTCCTCGATGATGCAGGAGGTTCGCACCGACCTCACTGCTGCGGCGGAAACCCTGGGGCTTGCGATCCGCGACGTTCGTATCCGCCGCACCGACCTCACCCAGGAAGTCTCTCAGCAGACCTTCCAGCGCATGAAGGCCGAGCGTCTTGCCGAGGCTGAACTGATCCGCGCCCGTGGTAACGAGCAGGGGCAGCGGCGTCGTGCCATTGCCGACCGTCAGGTCGTCGAGTTCGTCTCAGAAGCGCAGCGGGATTCGGAAATCCTGCGCGGTCAGGGTGATGCCGAGCGCAACAAGATCTTCGGCGAGGCCTTCCAGCGCGATCCGGCCTTCTTCGAGTTCTACCGCACGATGCGCGCCTATGTGGCCGCACTTGCCGATAACGGCACGACGCTGGTGTTGTCGCCGGATTCGGAATTCTTCCGGTTCTTCAACTCGTCCGCAGGCCAGGCACTTGCGCCTATCCAGACACCTGCACGGCCGGCATCGCCTGCTGCACCTGCAGCGCCGGCGAACTGA
- the hflK gene encoding FtsH protease activity modulator HflK, producing MPWSNQNGGGGGPWGGGGGNNQGPWGQGPNRPRGGGGSGGPPDLEDIIRRSQDRLRGMMPGGFNGGAFAIVIIVIFAFLAFQSIYTVQPDERGVELRFGRPKDEISMPGLHFHFWPLETVEIVKVTEQQQNIGAARGSSSNAGWMLTGDQNIVNVQFSVLFTVTDPKAYLFNLEGPASTLQQVSESAMREVVGRRPAQDIFRDNREGISTEVRNIIQGTMDTYGSGLSINAVPIEDAAPPREVADAFEEVQRAEQDEDRFVEEANQYANQKLGQARGQSAQVREEASAYKDKVVNEAQGEAQRFVSIYNEYANAPEVTRRRIFLETMETVLKNSRKIILDNKDGVVPYLPLNEMIKPQTNQGGTR from the coding sequence ATGCCCTGGAGCAATCAGAATGGTGGCGGCGGTGGCCCTTGGGGCGGCGGTGGCGGTAATAATCAGGGGCCCTGGGGACAGGGACCGAACCGCCCGCGCGGCGGCGGGGGAAGCGGCGGGCCGCCGGACCTCGAAGACATCATAAGGCGCAGTCAGGACAGGCTGCGCGGCATGATGCCCGGCGGCTTCAACGGCGGCGCCTTTGCGATCGTAATCATCGTCATTTTCGCCTTCCTCGCCTTTCAGTCCATCTACACCGTTCAGCCGGACGAGCGTGGCGTCGAACTGCGTTTCGGGCGGCCGAAGGATGAAATCTCAATGCCTGGCCTGCATTTCCATTTTTGGCCGCTCGAAACCGTCGAGATCGTCAAGGTCACCGAACAGCAGCAGAATATCGGCGCGGCGCGGGGCTCCAGCTCCAATGCCGGCTGGATGCTGACCGGCGACCAGAACATCGTCAATGTGCAGTTCTCGGTCCTGTTCACCGTCACCGATCCGAAGGCCTATCTGTTCAACCTCGAAGGCCCGGCCTCGACGCTGCAGCAGGTTTCCGAAAGCGCCATGCGCGAAGTCGTCGGCCGCCGCCCGGCGCAGGACATCTTCCGCGACAACCGCGAAGGCATCTCGACCGAAGTGCGCAATATCATCCAGGGTACGATGGATACCTACGGCTCGGGCCTTTCCATCAATGCCGTGCCGATCGAGGATGCAGCTCCGCCGCGTGAAGTGGCCGATGCGTTCGAAGAAGTACAGCGCGCCGAACAGGACGAGGATCGTTTCGTCGAAGAGGCGAACCAGTATGCCAACCAGAAGCTCGGTCAGGCGCGCGGTCAGTCAGCCCAGGTCCGTGAAGAGGCATCCGCCTACAAGGACAAGGTCGTCAACGAAGCGCAGGGCGAGGCGCAGCGCTTCGTCTCGATCTACAACGAATATGCCAACGCGCCTGAAGTGACGCGCCGGCGGATCTTCCTCGAAACCATGGAAACGGTGCTGAAGAATTCCCGCAAGATCATTCTGGACAACAAGGACGGCGTGGTCCCCTATCTGCCGCTCAACGAGATGATCAAGCCGCAGACGAACCAGGGAGGCACACGATGA
- a CDS encoding BrnA antitoxin family protein, producing MSTKGLDDRRGKELDALEKLPDDEIDTNDISEITDEQWRLARRGDLYRPLKKSVTIRLDADVIEWFKEHATGSGYQTEINSVLRQHVAQQEKKSA from the coding sequence ATGAGCACGAAAGGTCTTGACGATAGACGCGGCAAAGAGCTCGACGCCCTCGAAAAGCTCCCCGACGATGAAATCGACACAAATGACATATCGGAAATCACCGATGAGCAATGGCGATTGGCTAGGCGCGGTGATCTCTATCGCCCTTTGAAGAAGTCAGTGACGATTCGCCTGGATGCCGATGTCATCGAATGGTTTAAAGAGCATGCGACAGGCAGCGGCTACCAGACCGAGATAAACAGCGTGCTTCGCCAACACGTCGCGCAGCAGGAAAAGAAGTCCGCCTGA
- a CDS encoding ATP-binding protein has translation MLNNDLQRSASAGEQDRRDVQRPGNRMLGRVVACTGSHATISAVAEHGETDLTELWSVGRLISISVGENRVVALAYAMQTGGKEWSENGNTSFHIEAELLGEVRKGPDGRDEFTGGISCYPYLGAVAHRIRAADLSRIYDTGKNETCVIGKLTQDDTIDAAIHIPSMLSKHFAIVGSTGVGKSTAVSLLLHKAIETDPKLRVLILDPHNEFAAAFPDHAVVIDTETLDLPFWLMRLEEFSEVVFRGRPAVAEELDILRDLIPDAKRAFRGNETSLMRRSTEKSSVTADTPVPYRMADLLALIDERIGRLEGRGEKPFLRSLKMRILSAINDPRYHFMFSNNTINDTIMETIAYIFRIPGDDRPISTFQLAGIPSEVVNSIASVLCRMAFELALWSNGAIHMLVVCEEAHRYVPADRELGFFPTRQAISRIAKEGRKYGVSLGVITQRPGELDQTILSQCSTVFAMRLSNDRDQEIIKSAIPNSSISTTSFLSSIGNGEAIAFGEAISVPMRMRFSRVEKKYLPKANGVADKGTEDTPDTVDLRTVIARMRAVSGPDISAFQQSYATTTAPFPEGASDAREDADDDFPPAGDAELDRWNREIRSTGHVTINPTPPMATNPQLEPYRPEMLPRAAAPEQPLAPRPDRFAELRRDRPPEPPPYQPAPPTFQRPPAPEGAPRPNPLLRREGSLRESLLKKPLSSLYDKD, from the coding sequence TTGTTGAACAACGATCTGCAACGTTCCGCATCTGCAGGAGAGCAGGATCGTCGCGACGTCCAAAGGCCCGGCAACCGCATGCTTGGCCGCGTCGTCGCCTGCACCGGCTCGCACGCCACCATTTCCGCCGTTGCCGAACACGGCGAGACCGATCTTACCGAACTGTGGTCCGTCGGCCGGCTGATTTCCATCAGCGTCGGCGAAAACCGCGTCGTGGCACTTGCCTATGCAATGCAGACCGGCGGCAAGGAATGGAGCGAAAACGGCAACACCAGTTTCCACATCGAGGCCGAGCTGCTCGGCGAGGTGCGCAAGGGACCCGATGGCCGCGACGAGTTCACCGGCGGCATTTCGTGTTATCCCTATCTCGGCGCGGTCGCGCACCGTATTCGTGCCGCCGACCTTTCCCGTATTTATGATACCGGCAAGAACGAAACCTGCGTGATCGGCAAGCTGACTCAGGACGACACGATCGACGCAGCGATCCATATCCCGTCGATGCTGTCGAAACATTTTGCCATCGTCGGCTCGACCGGCGTCGGCAAGTCCACCGCCGTCTCCCTGCTCCTTCACAAGGCGATCGAGACCGACCCGAAGCTGCGCGTCCTCATTCTCGATCCGCACAACGAATTTGCCGCAGCCTTTCCCGATCACGCGGTCGTCATCGATACCGAAACGCTCGACCTGCCTTTCTGGCTGATGCGGCTCGAAGAGTTTTCCGAAGTGGTTTTTCGCGGTCGTCCGGCCGTGGCCGAAGAACTGGACATTCTGCGCGATCTCATCCCGGATGCGAAACGCGCCTTTCGCGGCAACGAAACGTCGCTGATGCGCCGCTCGACCGAAAAAAGCTCGGTAACTGCCGACACGCCCGTTCCCTACCGCATGGCGGACCTCCTGGCGCTGATCGACGAACGTATCGGCCGCCTGGAAGGCCGCGGCGAAAAACCCTTCCTGCGGTCGCTCAAGATGCGCATCCTGTCGGCGATCAACGATCCGCGCTATCACTTCATGTTCTCCAACAATACGATCAACGACACGATCATGGAGACGATCGCCTATATCTTCCGCATTCCCGGCGACGACCGGCCGATCTCGACCTTCCAGCTCGCCGGCATTCCCTCCGAAGTCGTCAATTCCATCGCCTCGGTCCTCTGCCGTATGGCGTTCGAGCTGGCGCTCTGGAGCAATGGCGCCATCCATATGCTCGTCGTTTGCGAAGAAGCCCACCGTTATGTGCCGGCCGACCGAGAACTCGGTTTCTTCCCGACAAGGCAGGCCATCTCGCGCATCGCCAAGGAAGGCCGCAAATACGGCGTCTCGCTCGGCGTCATCACCCAGCGTCCCGGCGAACTCGACCAGACGATCCTGTCGCAGTGCTCGACCGTGTTCGCGATGCGACTGTCCAACGACCGCGACCAGGAAATCATCAAGTCGGCGATCCCGAATTCGTCGATTTCGACGACCAGTTTTCTGTCGTCGATCGGCAATGGTGAGGCGATCGCTTTCGGCGAGGCGATCTCCGTGCCAATGCGCATGCGGTTTTCCCGCGTCGAAAAGAAATACCTGCCCAAGGCCAACGGTGTCGCCGACAAGGGAACTGAGGACACGCCGGATACGGTCGATCTGCGCACCGTGATCGCCCGCATGCGCGCCGTCAGCGGCCCGGATATTTCCGCCTTCCAACAAAGCTATGCCACGACGACGGCGCCCTTTCCGGAAGGCGCTTCCGATGCCCGGGAGGACGCGGATGACGATTTCCCGCCGGCAGGTGATGCCGAACTCGATCGCTGGAACCGGGAGATCCGCTCGACCGGCCATGTGACGATCAACCCGACACCGCCCATGGCGACCAACCCTCAGCTGGAACCCTATCGGCCGGAAATGCTGCCGCGCGCGGCGGCACCCGAACAACCCCTAGCGCCCCGCCCCGACCGTTTCGCAGAACTGCGCCGCGACCGTCCGCCTGAGCCGCCGCCCTACCAGCCCGCGCCTCCGACATTCCAGCGTCCGCCGGCGCCCGAAGGCGCGCCGCGCCCTAACCCGCTGCTCCGGCGCGAAGGATCGCTGCGCGAAAGCCTGCTGAAGAAACCGCTGAGCAGCCTTTACGACAAGGACTGA